A region from the Ictalurus punctatus breed USDA103 chromosome 25, Coco_2.0, whole genome shotgun sequence genome encodes:
- the dcun1d4 gene encoding DCN1-like protein 4 isoform X4, with the protein MEKFCEDIGVEPENVVMLVLAWKLNAQSMGYFTLQEWLKGMGSLQCDSTEKLRNCLDYLRSILNDATSFKLIYRYAFDFAREKDQRSLDLNTAKCMLGLLLGKTWPLFPVFNQFLEQSKYKVVNKDQWCNVLEFSRTINLDLSNYDEDGAWPVLLDEFVEWYKDREMSS; encoded by the exons ATGGAGAAGTTCTGTGAAGATATCGGAGTGGAGCCAGAGAAT gTGGTGATGCTGGTATTGGCTTGGAAACTGAATGCTCAGAGTATGGGCTACTTCACCCTGCAGGAGTGGCTTAAAGGAATGGGTTCACTGCA ATGTGATTCAACTGAAAAACTCAGGAACTGTCTAGACTACCTGAGGTCGATCCTCAATGATGCCACGAGTTTTAAGCTCATTTACCGATACGCCTTTGACTTCGCCCGG GAGAAGGATCAGAGGAGTTTAGATTTAAACACTGCCAAGTGCATGCTGGGACTTCTACTGGGGAAAACCTGGCCACTATTTCCTGTGTTTAACCAGTTTCTAGAG CAATCCAAGTATAAAGTAGTAAATAAAGACCAGTGGTGCAATGTTCTAGAGTTCAGTAGGACCATTAACCTGGATCTCAGCAACTATGATGAGGATGGGGCTT GGCCAGTTTTGTTGGATGAGTTTGTGGAGTGGTACAAAGACCGAGAGATGTCGTCATAG
- the dcun1d4 gene encoding DCN1-like protein 4 isoform X1, whose product MPPRKKRRPTAGDDLSAKKSRQDNVYRRQESSHIQEAEAFSSKRCLEWFYEYAGCDDVVGPEGMEKFCEDIGVEPENVVMLVLAWKLNAQSMGYFTLQEWLKGMGSLQCDSTEKLRNCLDYLRSILNDATSFKLIYRYAFDFAREKDQRSLDLNTAKCMLGLLLGKTWPLFPVFNQFLEQSKYKVVNKDQWCNVLEFSRTINLDLSNYDEDGAWPVLLDEFVEWYKDREMSS is encoded by the exons CGTCTACAGAAGACAGGAGTCGTCGCATATCCAGGAAGCTGAAGCTTTCTCCAGTAAGAGATGTCTGGAGTGGTTTTATGAATATGCAG GTTGTGACGACGTGGTTGGACCAGAAGGCATGGAGAAGTTCTGTGAAGATATCGGAGTGGAGCCAGAGAAT gTGGTGATGCTGGTATTGGCTTGGAAACTGAATGCTCAGAGTATGGGCTACTTCACCCTGCAGGAGTGGCTTAAAGGAATGGGTTCACTGCA ATGTGATTCAACTGAAAAACTCAGGAACTGTCTAGACTACCTGAGGTCGATCCTCAATGATGCCACGAGTTTTAAGCTCATTTACCGATACGCCTTTGACTTCGCCCGG GAGAAGGATCAGAGGAGTTTAGATTTAAACACTGCCAAGTGCATGCTGGGACTTCTACTGGGGAAAACCTGGCCACTATTTCCTGTGTTTAACCAGTTTCTAGAG CAATCCAAGTATAAAGTAGTAAATAAAGACCAGTGGTGCAATGTTCTAGAGTTCAGTAGGACCATTAACCTGGATCTCAGCAACTATGATGAGGATGGGGCTT GGCCAGTTTTGTTGGATGAGTTTGTGGAGTGGTACAAAGACCGAGAGATGTCGTCATAG